The sequence GAATGTGTGGGTCACAGTCACTCGTCCACGGCCACGCGGAGAACATCGGCAGCGCGGAGGACGTCGTCCGCGCAGAGGACATCGCCTCGTAGCGGGATCGCGAGCCCACGCGGACGGCCGGTTCCCCAGGGCATGGTCAGGACGGGTCCGCCACGGCGGTCACGGTCAGGGCGGGTCCGCCACGGCGGCGGTGAGACGCGCCACGAGCGCCGCAACCGCGGCACGCAGTTCCTCCCCGCCGTCGACGCGGAAGGCGAACGGCATCCTCGCCAGCCATTCCTGCGCATACATGTCCGGGTTGCGGGTGCTGCCGACCAGCACGCATCCGTCCCTCAAGGGCTCAAGGCGCCCCATGGGCGGCCGGATCCACGGGGTCACCTCGGCCAGGGGGGCATCGAACACCACACGGGTGGAGAACTCCCATCCGAGGCCCAGGTTCTCCTCAAGCACCGCTACCGGGTCGAGGCCCTTGGGTGGCTCGAACCCGTGCCCGGTCGGCCGGACCGCGCGGACCCGGTCGACCCGGTAGGTGCGGATCGCGTCCGCGCGATGGGAGTGGCACAGCAAGTACCAGCGCCCGTGGCGGACGACGACGGACCAGGGATCCACCTCCGCCTCCCACTCGTTGCCGGCCTCGCTGCGGTACGTGAGCACCACGCGGCGCCGGGCCGCGATGGCGTCGACGAGTTCGCTGGTGACGGCCGGATCGGGGTGGGCCGCGTACGGATCCGCCGCGGCCGACGCGTACTCCCGCAGCATCGCCGCCTGTTGACCGACGCTCTCCGGAAGCGCCTTGACGACCTTGCCCAGGGCGGTGCCGATCAGGTCGTCGGTGTCGGCCGCGGCCGGCTGGCCGCTGAGTACCGCCATCACCAGGCCGAGGGCCTCGGACTGCGTGAAGTGCACAGGCGGCAGCCTCGTCCCGCGCCCCAGCCGGTACCCGCCGTGCGGCCCCCGGGCCGACTCCACGGGGATGCCGGCCTCCCGGAGGATCCCGACGTACCGCCGTGCGGCCCGCTCCGTGACGCCCAGCCGCACGGCGAGTTCGCCGGCTGTCGTACCGGGGCGGGTCCGGAGGATCTCCAGGGCGCGCAGCGCCCGCGCGGTGGGGCTGAGATCGTTCGGCACGGGAGCAGGCTAATCCGCTCCGCCGAGCTCCGCAGTCGAAGGACTTCCCCCGGGGCGCTTGGACAGTCACCGGATGAATCGGCAGTGAATCGTCCGGATCTCCTCCTACGGTGGCATCCACGCAGTTGGAGAAGGGGAACTGACCATGGACATTCTGCTCATCGGCGGCCTGTGGCTGAACGGATCCGTGTGGGGCCGTGTCGCGTCCGCGCTGGAGCCGCTCGGCCATCGCCCCGTGCCGCTCACCCTCCCGGGCCAGGGGGACGGCTCCGGGTCCGCCACGCTCGACGACCAGTTGGCGACGGTGCTCGCCGCGGTGGACGCGGCGCCCGGCAAACCCATGGTGGTGGGGCACTCCGCCGCCTGCACACTGGCCTGGCTGGCTGCCGACCGGCGGCCGGAGCGGCTGGCGAAGGTCGCCCTCATCGGTGGTTTCCCGACCGCCCACGGTCAGCCGTACGCCGACTTCTTCGAGGTGATCGACGGCTTCATGCCCTTCCCCGGCTGGGGCCCGTTCGAGGGGCCGGACGCCGCCGACCTCGACGACGGGGCCAGGCGAGAGTTCGCGGATGCCGCGATTCCCGTGCCAGCGGGCGTGGCCGAGGGAGTGGTGCGGCTGACGGACGAACGGCGGTTCGACGTTCCGGTCGTGGTCGTGTGTCCGGAGTTCACGCCCGCACAAGCGCGGGAATGCATCGCCGACGGCGACGTCCCGGAGCTCGCCCGGGCCAAGCATGTCGACTTCGCCGATATCGACTCGGGCCACTGGCCCATGGTCACGCGGCCTGACGAACTGGCCCGGATCCTGGCCGCGGCGGCCAACCCGGCCTGACGGGGAATCACCGATTACAGGGGTGGCCCGTGGTCGGTCCAGGCCGACCGGGGCCACCCGGCCGAACCAGCGCCTGCACCTCGCCGTACGCCGGAGCGGCCCCCTCGACGGGCAGTCCCGCCCTGATCAGGGCGGCCGTCTCCAAGGCCGCTCCCAGGGCACGCCGGTAGAGGAGGGACCCGAGGCTGACACGGCGAACTCCCAGCTCGGCGAGGGCCGGAACGGTCGGTCCCGTGGGCGAGTAGAGGACATTGAGGGGTACGTCGAGGGCCTTGACCAGGCCGGCGATCCGGTCCGCGTCGCTCAGTCCGGGGACGAACACCCCGTCGGCGCCCGCCTGTCGGTAGGCGTCGAGGCGGCGGATCGTCTCGTGTCCCTCGCCGTCGCCCAGCCAGTGGGTGTCCGTGCGGGCGTTGACGAACAGAGCAGGTACGGCGGCCTTCACCGCGGCGATCTTCGCCGCGTGGAGTCCGGCGGGGACCAGGGTGCCGTCGGCGCGACCGTCCTCCAGGTTGATGCCGACCGCTCCGACGGCGGCGAGTTCGCGGGCCACCTCGGCGACCTCGGCCGGGTCGTCGCTGAAACCGTCCTCGGCGTCGACCGAGAGGAGGAAGGGTCCGTTGCCCAGCGCCAGGGCCAGTGCCAGTGACGCGTCCCGGGTCGCCGCCGAGCCGTCGGGCAGGCCGGCGGCCGCGGCGACCCCCAGGCTGGTCGTGCCGATGGCCGCGAAGCCCTGGGCGGCCAGGGCCGCCGCCGAGGCGTGGTCCCAGGCGTTGGGGAGCAGCAGCGGGGCGCCCGCGTCGGCGTGGTGGAGTGCGGCGAAAGCGGCGAAGGTGGGGTCCATACCGCAACGCTAGGTCCGGAACGCTTCGGCCCGCGCCGAAGCGTTCCGGCCGTCTCTCTCCCCCGCGCAACCACCCTCTCCCCCGACCCCTTGGTCCCCGGAGCGAGCCCGGGGACCGAGGGAGGGCTCAGCGCTTGAGGGTGAAGGTGAAGTCGCCGGTGAGCTTGCCGCCCAGCCGCACGGCTGAGACGAGCTTGCCCTCCGTGACCAGTCTCTCGACCCCGGCCCGCGAAAGACCGCACCCTTCAGCGATCAGCCGTACCGGCCGGACAGGTATCCGCGCCGCGAAACGGACCGAGACGTCGAGGACCTCGCGGTCGGGGACGTCGAGGCCTTCGCGGACCGGGTGACCCGGGACGTCGAGCACCTCAGGGTCCAGGGGATCCGATCCGCCGGTGTCGAGGCGCCAGGCGTCGTCCCAGTCGAGGGCGATGCGACTACGGCGCCGTACGACAGGATGCTGCAGCAACTCGGCTGCCAGATCAGCGTCGTTGGCGTGCAGCCGGTCCAGCAGTTCAGGTCGTACGTTGCGCACGTTCATCCGCTCCAGGACCGTGAGCTTCGCGGTGTCCCCGCAGGTGACACAGAGCACGAGGAGCCAGGCGTCGATGAGCTTGTGGTTGGCGTTGACGCGGAATTTTCCGCTCGCCCGGAAGCGCCCGGACGCGCACGCGTGACAACGGCGGCGGACGAGAGGCAGGCGGGTGGGTACGACCACCCAGTTTTCGAGCACAGAAGTACACCGGTTCCAGTGAGAAGTCCGCAGCAAAGAGCAGCGCGGCGCACAGGTGCGACGCGCGACAGATCAGCACTCGGGAGGTCTCACACGGTGTACAACGGCACGTCCTTGCCCAGGCGACTCGGTTCGGCAGCACGGTAGCGGCGCCGAGCGGCGTGGCTCCACCGGTTTTCCGGGCGCTCCGCGGACGCGCGACCGGGGCGCCCCGCAGACGTGCACCTGGGGCGCCCCGGTTCCGGACGGGACGCCCCAGGCGTCCAGCTCACCTCACAAGGCGCCCGGACACCAG is a genomic window of Streptomyces sp. NBC_00414 containing:
- a CDS encoding helix-turn-helix transcriptional regulator — protein: MPNDLSPTARALRALEILRTRPGTTAGELAVRLGVTERAARRYVGILREAGIPVESARGPHGGYRLGRGTRLPPVHFTQSEALGLVMAVLSGQPAAADTDDLIGTALGKVVKALPESVGQQAAMLREYASAAADPYAAHPDPAVTSELVDAIAARRRVVLTYRSEAGNEWEAEVDPWSVVVRHGRWYLLCHSHRADAIRTYRVDRVRAVRPTGHGFEPPKGLDPVAVLEENLGLGWEFSTRVVFDAPLAEVTPWIRPPMGRLEPLRDGCVLVGSTRNPDMYAQEWLARMPFAFRVDGGEELRAAVAALVARLTAAVADPP
- a CDS encoding alpha/beta fold hydrolase, which encodes MDILLIGGLWLNGSVWGRVASALEPLGHRPVPLTLPGQGDGSGSATLDDQLATVLAAVDAAPGKPMVVGHSAACTLAWLAADRRPERLAKVALIGGFPTAHGQPYADFFEVIDGFMPFPGWGPFEGPDAADLDDGARREFADAAIPVPAGVAEGVVRLTDERRFDVPVVVVCPEFTPAQARECIADGDVPELARAKHVDFADIDSGHWPMVTRPDELARILAAAANPA
- a CDS encoding isocitrate lyase/PEP mutase family protein, whose translation is MDPTFAAFAALHHADAGAPLLLPNAWDHASAAALAAQGFAAIGTTSLGVAAAAGLPDGSAATRDASLALALALGNGPFLLSVDAEDGFSDDPAEVAEVARELAAVGAVGINLEDGRADGTLVPAGLHAAKIAAVKAAVPALFVNARTDTHWLGDGEGHETIRRLDAYRQAGADGVFVPGLSDADRIAGLVKALDVPLNVLYSPTGPTVPALAELGVRRVSLGSLLYRRALGAALETAALIRAGLPVEGAAPAYGEVQALVRPGGPGRPGPTTGHPCNR
- a CDS encoding DUF1062 domain-containing protein; amino-acid sequence: MLENWVVVPTRLPLVRRRCHACASGRFRASGKFRVNANHKLIDAWLLVLCVTCGDTAKLTVLERMNVRNVRPELLDRLHANDADLAAELLQHPVVRRRSRIALDWDDAWRLDTGGSDPLDPEVLDVPGHPVREGLDVPDREVLDVSVRFAARIPVRPVRLIAEGCGLSRAGVERLVTEGKLVSAVRLGGKLTGDFTFTLKR